In the Raphanus sativus cultivar WK10039 unplaced genomic scaffold, ASM80110v3 Scaffold1446, whole genome shotgun sequence genome, ttggaaacatggataatagtataaagaaaggaacattagtgatttaatgtacgtttaactataaagtataaaggtgtatttaatttaaaaacttacaaaataaatgttaggtccaacaaaatgtttctggttttaataagatagatatgaaTTGCAGAGTCATCACGCGTTGCTTCTAGTGTTTGCCTTTTAGTTCACAATTTCATTGCTGTGATAATAATGGTTCcaacttatttattttaaatatattatcatcatcaacAGTAAAAGATACTTTGTCAAACTTATTGACCATTTTCTTTTTCGAAAAATTGCGAATTCATTAGGTTTATAaagttttgtttaatataattaattcaGAAAACAGAGGTTTGAGAGAGTAACAAAAGATCTAAAGGTGAAAAGAGTATTTTCAACTCTAGTAGAAGAGATGAAAGCCATCGGCAGTAGCGGCGTAAGCTGTGAGCCGCACTGTACGGAAGTTATGTCTCCGGTGGCTCACAATAAACAGAGTCCCGTCCTCCTCCTTATGGGCGGTGGAATGGGTGCCGGAAAGAGCACCGTCCTCAAAAATATTCTCCAAGAGTAAGTTTTATTAAAGGTTTGCATGCTTGTATTTATCTATATGCATGTAGTGATATACAAATCcaactaaattatatttttgtaggCCGTTTTGGTCGGAGGCAGAGGCCGACGCAGTGGTGATAGAAGCAGATGCATTTAAGGAGAGTGATGTTATTTATAGAGCTCTTAGTTCTAGAGGTCACCACGACGATATGCTTCAAACTGCTGAATTGgtaagtttattatttttaaaacttggtTCTATAACAAACGGACTACATATAACATGGGATATAAGAATTAAAGAATGCATTATGTCCATTtcctgatatatatttttggttgctCCTTATGTATAGGTGCACCAATCATCTACTGATGCTGCATCGTCCTTACTAGTAACAGCATTAAACGAAGGACGTGATGTCATAATGGATGGAACCTTAGCATGGGCGCCCTTCCTGGAACAAACTATCATAATGGCTAGGAACGTCCACAAACATAGATATCGAATGGGCGCAGGCTACAAGGTATCCGAAGACGGGACAATAACCGAAGAATACTGGAGacaagaaacagaaaaaaatgggAAACAACAAAACTTGAAACCTTATAGAATCGAGCTGGTCGGTGTGGTTTGTGATGCTTATCTCGCTGTAGTAAGAGGCATACGGTAAAAAGAAAATTCGATAAAATCTATCTGTTTCCCAAAACATTTCTCCTTATATTCGAatcatattgatttttttggtcCTTGTAATTTGACAGGAGAGCTCTAATGGTGAAGAGAGCAGTGAGAGTGAGATCTCAGCTCGAATCACACAAGAATTTTGCTAATGCATTTCCAAAGTACTGTGAGCTTGTTGATCACGCTAGGCTTTACTGCACCAATGCTGTTGCTGGTCCTCCAAAGGTATAAACGTCAAAgtcaacatatatcaatattaacGTTATCTCTTACTTTAATGGATTCTAACGTGTGCTTTATAACTTGGATTTAATGGATCAGCTTATAGCGTGGAAATCTGTAGATTGTAACCTTCTGGTGGATCCAGAGGAGATTGAATGTTTGAAACGGGTCAGTAATCTTAACCCGGATGCTGAATCCATTAACGAGCTTTATTCGGATCCGAGCGTATTAAGCAAGCCAGGTTCAGTTTGGAGTAATGTTGTTTTAGCCCCATCTAGACCCAAGCTTCAGAAGCAACTTACCGATGCCATCAAGAAAATTGAAAAGACCCAAGCGACAAAGTGACGATGTTGTTAACTAGCCTTAAAAAATTGTCGTCTTTTGCTAATTCGAGCTATTTTCGTTGGTACTCGTCTTATTTTCGTGCTAGtcaaaataacttaataaattaagaaatggatatttcaaattttatactACTTAATATGcgtatttgaatcatatttttaaaattaatcacTAGCAAAACAAGGGAATAGTTTTAGGAGATATGATCATTTTCCTCATAATGTACTTTTACAATATGTTACTAAACTAAAGAATCTCTTGATATTTCATACAAAACAATAATGTAACGTATCAGTCTCATGTTATTCAATTTCCCAAtcagtgtttggatttttagtGGCTCATACATACATCCTTGTATCATAGAAGGTTTATATGATTTAGAAAAACGAGTGCATGGACTGAGTTGAACATATTATAGAATATAGACAACCTAATAACAAATAAGAACACTTACTATGATTTCCATGTAGGCCTTAAATAAAGTTGGGCCCATGAAACACTTCAAATAAACAAAAGTGGGCTGGGCCGAAAAACCCTAATTAACACACATAGTCCTCATATATATAAGCGTCGCCGCAAGAAACTGGTCACTCTTCGCAAAGACCTAATAAAACTTCCTCAAGCTTTTTAGCCGTTTTAGGGTTTTATCCTTTCTCTGAGATCTAAACCAAACCATGGTGAGTTCTTCTGTCTCCACAGTATGTTAATCTTCTTCTGTAGTTTCATTGTATGATGCCTGATGGTTTGCTAAACCTATGTAGGCGGATGTTGAACCAGAGGTTGCTGCTGCCGGAGTCCCGAAGAAGAGGACGTTCAAGAAGTTTGCCTTCAAAGGAGTCGATCTCGATGCTCTTCTCGACATGTCTACTGATGATCTTGTCAAGCTCTTCCCTTCTCGCATTCGCAGAAGGTAAAAACACACACAGTAAAACTTGAAACCGTTGTGTAATGGAtgatgttttatgttttgttctGAGAGAGTTTGTCTCTGTTTTGAAATTGGGTTTTAGGTTCTCAAGAGGTTTGACCAGGAAGCCTATGGCTCTCATTAAGAAGCTGCGTAAGGCGGTATGTCATTTCTACCACTCTGTTTGGCGTAGTTGAATGGTTGGTGATGTTATTCATAGTTCTAGATTAGTTAAGAATCTCATTTTGTAAACATTTTCAGACAGGTTGTTTTTTTCTAGCCTGTTCATACGATTGTCTGATACGTTGTCTTAATTTACATTTCGGTTACTAGTTTATAGCACGAGCTAGTTCTTGTAGTTTTAAGATATGTCTTAATAGCCATttgacattatttatttttttatta is a window encoding:
- the LOC130504239 gene encoding calmodulin calcium-dependent NAD kinase-like, with the protein product MKAIGSSGVSCEPHCTEVMSPVAHNKQSPVLLLMGGGMGAGKSTVLKNILQEPFWSEAEADAVVIEADAFKESDVIYRALSSRGHHDDMLQTAELVHQSSTDAASSLLVTALNEGRDVIMDGTLAWAPFLEQTIIMARNVHKHRYRMGAGYKVSEDGTITEEYWRQETEKNGKQQNLKPYRIELVGVVCDAYLAVVRGIRRALMVKRAVRVRSQLESHKNFANAFPKYCELVDHARLYCTNAVAGPPKLIAWKSVDCNLLVDPEEIECLKRVSNLNPDAESINELYSDPSVLSKPGSVWSNVVLAPSRPKLQKQLTDAIKKIEKTQATK